The Diorhabda sublineata isolate icDioSubl1.1 chromosome 6, icDioSubl1.1, whole genome shotgun sequence genome includes a window with the following:
- the LOC130445829 gene encoding uncharacterized protein LOC130445829 yields the protein MSQADALNQIEVPRWLKLTVGNVSLHTFCDASQVAYATVSFLRVETDNTVSVIMVGAKVRVAPVKRPTIPRLELLAATIGARMASSIVKEIGDVECHFWSDSSTALCWIKKEEPWGVFVFNRVKEIRSLTDPDTWKHVPGVMNPADLPSRGCFPEELLDSKWWEGPRWLYGPRSEWPNCDVTPDENEVQMERRKTPLISALSQEPGVFCCERLARYFSSYHRIVRMVAWMIRFLWNKYSKKEKRSGELSLSEIARAEKVVLKSIQDEAFEGLGDKQLKNLKPHKDKVGLMRLRTRIWARKDPEDFRPPYILPFQHVIVDRLIHDLHTQNGHIGGQGLLNLLRERFWIVRGRQAVRRIVSACVICRRYRAKALEVESPPLPENRVRDARVFEISGTDFAGPLYLKNGDKVWVCIFTCAVYRVTHLELVTAMSTEAFIMAFRRFIARWGRPSFMYSDNGTNYKGFKNALDGIDWQRVASRGLVNQIEWRFNPPTATWWGGFWERLIGILKVHLRKILGRASLTFEELNTVISECTAYINSRPITYTSDDPSDPVPITPQMFIGDIQEMGVPDLDEVDAKSLHKRVRRRQEIRDNLKQRFRSEYLGQMFMTASNLKNPREPKVGEIVLIGADNQKRMHWPMAVVEELILGVDGRCRVVKLRTQDGQLTRPVQRVFPLEIPLEEEMDQGQLLAEVEPESDSGGSATGGSLGDSQVKVVASPPQIQEAQPINSEDPLMKFHHVETRCGRKEIVKYCILDVEILTKACLKFRELMLHEINVCPFMEATTIASACNIVFHRNFLKSNTIGIIDIDGYRWRDSQSIIAIRWLVWNECQRGIEILHVGKGKERDDPLKDNPSETFNLRFEATQAKIERLKSLGYEVIEKWECEFRNDLTDEIKKISDPLLNQSPLNPREAFYYG from the exons ATGAGTCAAGCTGATGCCTTGAATCAAATCGAAGTCCCACGATGGTTGAAATTGACCGTTGGTAATGTGTCTCTACATACATTTTGTGACGCAAGTCAGGTCGCTTATGCCACCGTCTCATTTTTGCGAGTTGAAACAGATAACACGGTATCTGTGATAATGGTGGGAGCGAAAGTTCGTGTTGCCCCTGTTAAGAGACCTACAATTCCTCGCCTAGAGCTTCTGGCTGCAACAATTGGGGCGCGAATGGCTTCTAGTATTGTAAAAGAGATTGGCGATGTAGAGTGCCATTTTTGGTCAGATTCTTCCACGGCTCTGTGTTGGATCAAGAAAGAGGAACCGTGGGGAGTATTTGTGTTCAACAGGGTTAAAGAAATTCGTTCTCTGACTGATCCTGATACGTGGAAACATGTGCCAGGGGTGATGAACCCAGCAGATCTTCCTAGCAGGGGTTGTTTTCCTGAAGAACTTCTTGACTCCAAATGGTGGGAGGGGCCGAGATGGTTGTACGGGCCGCGTTCTGAATGGCCTAACTGCGATGTCACTCCTGATGAAAATGAAGTTCAAATGGAAAGGAGAAAAACGCCTTTGATTTCAGCTTTATCCCAAGAACCAGGTGTGTTTTGCTGCGAAAGATTAGCCCGGTACTTTTCTTCTTATCACCGGATCGTTCGAATGGTTGCATGGATGATAAGGTTTCTGTGgaacaaatattcaaagaagGAAAAGCGCTCTGGAGAGCTGTCTTTGTCGGAAATCGCAAGAGCTGAAAAGGTGGTTCTGAAATCGATACAGGATGAAGCTTTTGAAGGGCTAGGTGATAAACAGCTCAAAAATTTGAAGCCACACAAAGATAAAGTCGGACTGATGCGTTTGAGAACTCGTATTTGGGCGAGAAAAGACCCTGAAGACTTCCGTCCACCTTATATTCTTCCTTTCCAGCATGTCATTGTTGACAGATTGATCCACGACTTGCACACGCAGAATGGACACATTGGAGGGCAAGGTCTTCTGAACCTTCTAAGAGAAAGATTCTGGATCGTTAGAGGGAGGCAAGCTGTGAGAAGAATTGTGTCTGCGTGTGTGATATGCAGGCGTTATAGGGCCAAGGCATTGGAAGTCGAGTCTCCACCGCTCCCGGAGAATCGGGTAAGGGACGCTCGTGTGTTCGAAATCAGTGGCACGGATTTTGCTGGTCCACTCTACCTTAAAAATGGAGATAAAGTTTGGGTGTGCATATTCACCTGTGCTGTTTATCGTGTCACACATTTGGAATTGGTTACTGCCATGTCAACGGAAGCCTTCATCATGGCGTTTCGACGTTTCATTGCGCGTTGGGGCAGACCTTCCTTCATGTACAGTGACAATGGTACAAACTATAAGGGGTTCAAAAATGCTCTCGATGGAATTGATTGGCAGAGAGTAGCGTCCCGCGGTTTGGTGAACCAAATTGAATGGCGCTTCAACCCACCCACAGCAACATGGTGGGGCGGGTTCTGGGAACGCTTAATAGGGATTTTGAAAGTTCATCTTCGCAAAATTCTGGGACGGGCTTCACTCACTTTTGAAGAGTTGAACACCGTGATCAGTGAGTGTACTGCTTATATCAATTCTCGCCCCATCACCTATACATCGGATGACCCGAGTGATCCGGTGCCTATTACTCCTCAAATGTTCATTGGAGATATTCAAGAAATGGGTGTCCCTGACTTGGACGAAGTTGATGCGAAGAGTTTACACAAAAGAGTTAGACGTCGCCAAGAGATCAGAGACAACCTAAAGCAGCGTTTCCGGTCTGAATACTTGGGCCAGATGTTCATGACTGCTAGCAATTTGAAGAATCCGAGAGAGCCCAAGGTGGGAGAAATAGTCCTCATTGGCGCTGACAATCAGAAGCGAATGCATTGGCCGATGGCAGTGGTTGAAGAACTGATTCTTGGTGTTGACGGTCGGTGCCGAGTTGTCAAGCTTCGAACGCAGGATGGCCAACTGACGCGTCCTGTCCAGCGAGTTTTTCCCTTGGAAATTCCTCTCGAAGAAGAAATGGATCAAGGCCAGCTTCTAGCTGAGGTCGAACCAGAAAGTGATTCTGGTGGTTCAGCTACCGGCGGTTCTCTAGGTGATTCACAAGTCAAGGTCGTCGCTTCACCACCCCAAATCCAAGAAGCTCAACCTATTAATTCTGAAGACCCTCTGATGAAGTTTCATCATGTGGAAACCAGATGTGGAAGGAAG gaaattgtgaaatattgtattttagACGTTGAAATTTTAACTAAGGCATGTCTTAAATTCAGAGAATTAATGTTACACGAAATAAATGTATGCCCTTTCATGGAAGCTACTACGATTGCTTCTGCATGCAATATAGTCTTCCATAGAAATTTTCTTAAGTCTAATACTATTGGCATCATTGATATAGATGGATATAGATGGCGTGATAGTCAGTCTATAATTGCTATCCGATGGTTGGTGTGGAATGAATGCCAAAGAGGTATTGAAATACTTCACGTCGGTAAAGGCAAAGAG AGAGATGATCCTCTCAAAGATAACCCCTCTGAGACTTTCAATCTTCGATTCGAAGCCACCCAAGCTAAGATTGAAAGATTGAAATCTCTGGGATATGAAGTCATAGAAAAATGGGAATGCGAATTTCGAAATGATTTAAcggatgaaattaaaaaaatttcagatcCTCTTCTAAATCAATCACCTCTAAATCCAAGAGAAGCTTTCTATTATGGCTGA
- the LOC130445830 gene encoding uncharacterized protein LOC130445830, with protein sequence MLVFEGEGILNSLINKLPIELHLPSYQYCGPGTKLGKRLDRGDPGINPLDAACKQHDISYWKNKSLEERHKADQILEDKAWARVKSKDASLGEKAAALLVTGGMKVKRKLGMGCRRKRRSLHRDVILKVGKSLKRGTSLKDTATFALRAAKALIKEFGGKKEVEVPRVIPVAKSGGFLPLIPLFAGLSALGALSGGAAGIAKTVIDAKHAQKKLEEDVRHNKAMERVESGLYLKKYSKGVFMRDTLSKDGPRRQECAVVNLDLSKNKWESLGGLQKDKQRCRVF encoded by the exons ATGTTGGTGTTTGAAGGAGAGGGTATTTTGAATTCTCTCATCAATAAACTACCTATTGAACTTCACTTACCTAGCTATCAGTACTGTGGGC CTGGTACAAAATTGGGAAAACGTCTTGATCGTGGAGATCCGGGCATCAACCCCTTGGACGCTGCTTGTAAACAACACGATATTTCTTACTGGAAGAATAAGTCTCTCGAAGAACGACACAAAGCCGATCAGATACTTGAAGATAAAGCTTGGGCACGCGTCaaatcaaaagacgcttcactGGGAGAGAAAGCTGCTGCATTACTTGTAACAGGCGGAATGAAGGTGAAAAGAAAGCTGGGAATGGGTTGTCGTCGCAAACGTCGTTCCTTGCATCGAGATGTTATTCTGAAAGTGGGAAAGTCATTGAAGAGAGGAACATCTTTGAAAGACACGGCAACGTTTGCCTTACGAGCAGCCAAAGCACTTATTAAAGAATTTGGTGGCAAAAAAGAAGTCGAGGTTCCTAGAGTAATACCTGTAGCGAAATCCGGAGGTTTCCTACCACTTATTCCTTTGTTTGCCGGTCTTTCGGCACTTGGAGCTTTGTCAGGTGGTGCTGCTGGGATTGCAAAAACCGTCATTGATGCTAAGCATGCGCAAAAGAAATTGGAGGAAGATGTACGTCATAATAAGGCTATGGAACGTGTAGAATCTGGCCTATActtgaaaaagtattcaaaag GAGTTTTCATGCGAGACACCCTCTCCAAAGACGGTCCTCGAAGACAAGAATGCGCAGTGGTTAATTTAGATCTCTCAAAGAATAAGTGGGAGTCATTGGGTGGCTTACAGAAAGATAAACAACGATGTagagtattttga